One genomic window of Biomphalaria glabrata chromosome 9, xgBioGlab47.1, whole genome shotgun sequence includes the following:
- the LOC106077066 gene encoding uncharacterized protein LOC106077066, protein MRFAETDKLPAIKIKSTDISPFEKWIVVTSIHPPTDDVKYLAQLPGWRVVVVGDVKSPANWSFLNCDFLSIEKQQLLNFKITGSLPYKSYARKDIGYLYAILNGAKYIYETDDDNRPSGNLEGFIYTPETPGLMYAGKKLFNPYQHFGQSTLWPRGYPLSKIGAANSRSYWLSNSWTSPTIQQGTVNGDPDVDAIFRLTRKSITSPLNVTFDSHAPPVLVPQGVFSPFNSQNTLFHERAFWALLIPTGTTFRMCDIWRGYWAQRLMWEIGDRLAFFPPNAHQNRSAHSYMEDAEDEKDMYFQTDTLIDFLTYWTCPSSMTFFQCVLKLTTDMVVKHFWKSEEIELTSRWLEDLLELGYPEPKRVRNIISDYETLKLDNVNISNDNAYKNPTSFTNITFISVEQKSPQVAASNEEDPIPQKAFKSLSKICPNITTMVSGLNSTLSSNYYYDILLVIVFNLPGFYSNVRYLDALYGQVFPNIIYCGDNASLFAEQTKHLGKQFSFIEEPLDRGTVNYMCAVRAIEMNFSVKGFLIMGDDVLFKHWALLNSSKDHFWTTFEGRYISINISQSNHRWFWWNSEKGKEAFDKTLEDLKINLSIPHFINSTSLFLDSLWTFTGSSDLIEAAICDVYYIPASKRLQTSWFMKKFHQNRVFSEIVVPTVVRGLETKKDLVRMNGSSLWKGRREKPFRFYSKVQHFLHPMKLTDPVTFLDMCTMYVPDILRYSFGITLLNNTSV, encoded by the exons ATGCGTTTCGCAGAAACAGATAAACTCCCAGCCATAAAAAT aAAATCAACAGATATTTCACCATTTGAGAAATGGATAGTTGTGACGTCAATTCACCCACCAACAGATGACGTCAAATACCTGGCTCAGTTGCCTGGGTGGAGAGTGGTCGTTGTGGGGGATGTTAAGAGTCCCGCCAACTGGAG CTTTCTCAATTGTGATTTCTTGAGTATTGAGAAACAACAATTACTGAACTTTAAAATTACAGGTTCTCTCCCTTACAAAAGTTACGCAAGAAAAGACATTGGCTACCTCTACGCTATCCTAAATGGGGCGAAGTATATCTACGAAACTGACGATGATAACAG accaTCTGGCAATTTGGAAGGTTTTATCTACACACCGGAAACACCAGGACTGATGTATGCTGGGAAGAAGTTGTTTAACCCTTACCAGCACTTTGGTCAGTCCACATTGTGGCCCAGAGGATATCCACTGTCCAAGATCGGAGCGGCCAATAGCAGATCCTACTG gTTATCCAACAGCTGGACATCACCTACCATACAACAGGGAACCGTAAACGGTGACCCAGATGTCGACGCTATTTTCAGATTGACGAGGAAGTCTATCACGTCACCACTTAACGTGACCTTTGACTCCCACGCCCCTCCAGTTCTAGTGCCCCAGGGTGTCTTCAGTCCATTCAACTCCCAGAACACTTTGTTTCATGAACGAGCCTTCTGGGCCTTGTTGATCCCAACCGGGACCACGTTTAGAATGTGTGACATATGGAGAGGCTACTGGGCTCAGAGGTTGATGTGGGAAATAGGAGACAGGCTGGCCTTCTTCCCTCCAAATGCTCACCAAAACAGAAGTGCTCACTCCTACATGGAGGACGCTGAGGATGAGAAGGACATGTACTTTCAGACGGACACTTTGATTGATTTCTTGACCTACTGGACATGTCCTTCAAGTATGACTTTTTTCCAATGTGTTCTCAAACTAACGACTGACATGGTCGTTAAACATTTTTGGAAATCTGAAGAAATCGAATTGACAAGTCGATGGCTGGAGGATTTGTTAGAATTAGGATATCCTGAGCCTAAGAGAGTCCGAAACATTATAAGTGATTATGAAACATTAAAACTAGACAATGTTAACATAAGTAATGACAACGCTTACAAAAACCCGACTTCTTTTACCAACATTACATTTATTTCAGTCGAACAGAAATCACCACAAGTGGCAGCTAGCAATGAGGAAGATCCCATTCCTCAGAAAGCCTTCAAAAGTCTCTCAAAAATATGCCCGAACATAACGACAATGGTGTCGGGTTTGAATAGCACGCTCTCTTCAAACTACTACTATGATATTCTGTTAGTGATTGTTTTTAATTTGCCAGGTTTTTACTCCAACGTTCGGTACCTTGACGCTCTATACGGCCAAGTTTTTCCGAATATTATTTACTGCGGCGACAACGCTTCTCTGTTTGCGGAACAAACTAAACATTTAGGAAAACAGTTTAGTTTTATAGAAGAGCCTCTGGATAGGGGGACAGTAAATTACATGTGTGCGGTTAGAGCTATAGAGATGAACTTTAGCGTCAAGGGATTCCTGATCATGGGTGATGACGTCCTATTCAAACATTGGGCTTTATTAAACAGCTCAAAGGATCACTTCTGGACAACTTTTGAAGGTAGATACATCTCCATTAATATTTCCCAGTCAAACCACCGGTGGTTCTGGTGGAACAGCGAAAAAGGGAAAGAAGCTTTTGATAAAACTTTGGAAGACCTAAAGATTAATCTCAGTATTCCCCACTTTATCAACAGCACTTCTTTATTTCTTGACAGTTTGTGGACCTTTACTGGCAGCTCTGATTTGATAGAGGCTGCAATATGTGACGTCTATTACATCCCTGCTTCTAAACGACTTCAGACTTCGTGGTTCATGAAGAAGTTTCACCAGAATCGTGTCTTTTCGGAAATTGTTGTGCCTACCGTGGTTCGAGGCCTTGAGACGAAGAAGGACCTAGTTCGAATGAATGGGTCAAGTCTTTGGAAAGGACGTCGCGAGAAACCTTTTAGATTCTATTCAAAAGTACAACACTTTCTCCACCCGATGAAACTAACGGACCCCGTGACTTTCCTTGATATGTGCACTATGTATGTTCCTGATATCCTGAGGTATAGCTTTGGGATTACGTTACTAAATAACACTTCAGTTTAG